From a region of the Schistocerca nitens isolate TAMUIC-IGC-003100 chromosome 8, iqSchNite1.1, whole genome shotgun sequence genome:
- the LOC126199491 gene encoding piggyBac transposable element-derived protein 4-like — MLVMCYNRVPSFSDYWSHNTSMGNVAIKRAISRDRCEVLLSKLYFEFLEKPDTAGKLYYLEPIVAYLKDTFQKARSKSTVQSIDESLVKFKGRSALKQYLPMKPEKRVIDMWMRSDSVTGYTYDFNTYCGKDANNLDGTLGERVVLQLSKTIRDVNLLVHVWLTGKICQSQQRNLLEGECEFLCNSSGTLWCKWQDTKEVMLVTNCHSNDVCTVNRKAKDGSKLVVDCPVALKSFNDYMGGVDLAEQMSALYDLARKSDKWWKKAFYKLLLTSVVNAWILQNEIQHKTVPLKHFLVNLAEQMIAKGQKTAKVQEKSSTGRPSKRARVMQNVGLHLPEEGPTRRSDRYCCWVLVGQRLSHSVTLVGHPCSTQYDYWDTSVPGPNCRKRKENELSHTRLLFTFYIRKATLRSYTK, encoded by the exons ATGCTTGTAATGTGTTACAATAGAGTGCCCTCATTTTCGGACTATTGGTCACACAATACTTCAATGGGAAATGTTGCTATAAAAAGAGCAATTTCGAGAGATAGGTGCGAAGTGTTACTTTCTAAACTGTACTTCGAATTTCTTGAGAaaccagacacagctggtaagctttACTACCTAGAGCCAATAGTCGCTTATCTGAAAGACACTTTTCAGAAAGCGAGGTCGAAAAGTACAGTACAAAGCATTGACGAGTCTTTGGTAAAGTTCAAAGGAAGGTCAGCCTTGAAACAATACCTTCCTATGAAGCCAGAGAAGCGTGTGATAGATATGTGGATGAGGAGTGATTCTGTAACAGGCTACACATATGACTTCAATACATATTGTGGAAAGGATGCAAATAATCTGGATGGCACATTGGGTGAGCGTGTAGTTCTgcagctctcaaaaacaattagaGACGTTAAT TTGTTGGTACATGTATGGCTAACAGGAAAAATATGCCAAAGTCAACAAAGAAACTTGCTCGAGGGGGAATGTGAGTTCCTTTGCAATTCGTCTGGTACGTTGTGGTGTAAATGGCAGGACACCAAAGAAGTAATGTTGGTCACTAACTGTCATTCTAATGATGTATGTACAGTGAACAGAAAAGCAAAAGATGGGTCTAAATTGGTTGTAGACTGTCCAGTGGCACTGAAATCTTTTAACGACTATATGGGTGGCGTGGACTTGGCTGAGCAGATGAGTGCACTGTATGATTTGGCCAGAAAATCTGATAAATGGTGGAAGAAAGCGTTCTACAAACTGTTGCTAACTAGTGTTGTAAATGCCTGGATTTTACAAAATGAAATTCAACacaagacagtgccactaaaacattTTCTAGTCAACCTAGCAGAGCAGATGATTGCCAAGGGACAAAAGACTGCCAAGGTACAGGAGAAATCCTCAACTGGGCGCCCTTCTAAGAGAGCAAGAGTTATGCAGAATGTAGGGCTACACCTCCCTGAAGAAGGACCTACAAGAAGAAG TGACCGTTATTGCTGTTGGGTATTGGTGGGACAACGTTTGTCCCACTCAGTAACCCTAGTGGGACACCCGTGTTCCACTCAATATGACTACTGGGACACCAGTGTCCCAGGGCCTAATTGCAGGAA
- the LOC126198731 gene encoding uncharacterized protein LOC126198731: protein MPRSSKVFKKVRKCQASRCSKDNLKTSPIITNGNDTSTKKASASRRKIDSCQSLDDCGSDTQATSGFRLIDLKILSDIISSACVCADCGAKSLRLYDEENRIGIVCMLHLTCESCHSDTAFRTSASSNRIYEANMRLIYGMRCLGIGREGTRLFCGIMNMPQPSARYTTGNKTLLSALQEEVEENLKSSAKEAVKMNSELKTEADNTPDTDLCVSCDGTWMKRGHTSLYGVSSVISVDTGKILDVQVMSKYCYSCVLGKRAGEVEENKWQVEHKKVCCRNYSGSSGGMEPAAMKLMFHRSVEKYGVRYTKYLGDGDSSSFKTVLESEPYGPHCAIEKLECVGHVQKRMGGRLLKLKRELKGRKLEDGKLLGGPNRLTDKEIHSLQVYYGKAIRDNSGNLNNMQKAVWSIYFHKLSTDDKPVHNLCDISWCKFKQAERDGMNYSHKHSLPVAVLSAIKPTFRCLAEPDLLRKCVHGKTQNPNESYNSLIWKRCPKTTFVSTIIVEIAAYDACLVFNNGNLGRIKTLQRLGFHPGAFTYSILKDIDDKRVAAADITANKIEQQVNQRRQAKKRLLADEEEYAYGLH, encoded by the coding sequence ATGCCGCGTTCTAGTAAGGTGTTTAAAAAGGTTAGAAAGTGTCAAGCTTCTCGATGTAGTAAAGACAACTTGAAAACCAGCCCCATAATAACAAATGGAAACGATACTTCAACCAAGAAAGCGAGTGCTTCGAGAAGGAAAATTGACAGCTGTCAATCACTTGATGATTGTGGCTCAGACACTCAAGCTACTAGTGGTTTTAggcttattgatttgaaaatactaTCTGATATTATATCATCTGCTTGTGTATGTGCTGACTGTGGTGCAAAAAGTTTGAGATTATATGACGAAGAAAACAGAATTGGAATAGTGTGTATGTTGCATCTTACTTGTGAAAGCTGTCATTCAGACACTGCTTTTAGAACTTCGGCATCAAGTAACCGGATATATGAAGCAAATATGCGTTTAATATATGGCATGAGATGTTTGGGCATAGGCAGGGAAGGTACCAGACTGTTTTGTGGGATCATGAACATGCCACAACCAAGTGCTAGGTACACCACTGGAAATAAAACACTGCTAAGTGCTCTTCAAGAGGAAGTGGAAGAAAACTTGAAGTCCTCTGCAAAGGAAGCTGTGAAGATGAATAGTGAACTAAAGACAGAAGCAGATAACACGCCAGACACCGATTTGTGTGTGTCATGTGATGGAACGTGGATGAAGCGTGGACATACATCACTGTATGGAGTATCATCTGTCATTAGTGTTGATACTGGAAAAATTCTTGACGTTCAGGTAATGAGCAAATATTGCTATAGCTGTGTACTCGGAAAGAGAGCTggtgaagtggaagaaaataagtggCAGGTTGAACACAAGAAAGTGTGCTGTAGAAATTATTCTGGTTCTAGTGGTGGAATGGAACCTGCAGCTATGAAACTTATGTTCCATCGAAGTGTGGAAAAGTACGGTGTTAGATACacaaaataccttggtgatggtgactcCAGCTCCTTCAAAACTGTTTTGGAAAGTGAACCTTATGGTCCCCATTGTgctatagaaaagttggaatgtgttggacaTGTGCAAAAACGAATGGGaggcagacttttaaaattgaaacGTGAATTGAAGGGCAGgaaacttgaggatggaaaactttTAGGTGGTCCCAACAGACTCACAGACAAAGAAATTCATTCTTTACAAGTGTACTATGGCAAGGCAATAAGGGACAACAGTGGAAATTTGAATAACATGCAGAAGGCTGTGTGGTCTATTTATTTTCATAAACTATCCACAGATGACAAACCTGTACataatttgtgtgacatatcgtgGTGCAAATTCAAGCAGGCTGAGCGTGATGGCATGAACTATTCACACAAGCACAGTTTACCTGTGGCTGTTTTAAGTGCTATAAAACCAACATTTAGGTGTTTAGCAGAGCCAGACCTCCTACGAAAGTGTgtgcatggaaagacacaaaacccTAATGAAAGTTACAACTCACTGATTTGGAAACGTTGCCCAAAAACAACATTTGTTTCAACAATTATTGTTGAAATTGCTGCATatgatgcttgtttagtttttaacaaTGGTAATCTTGGAAGAATAAAAACTCTACAGAGGCTAGGATTTCATCCAGGAGCTTTCACCTATTCAATATTGAAGGACATCGATGACAAAAGAGTTGCTGCGGCTGATATTACAGCCAATAAAATTGAACAGCAGGTTAACCAAAGAAGACAAGCAAAGAAGAGACTGCTTGCAGATGAAGAGGAGTATGCATATGGCTTGCACTAG